From the Paraburkholderia sp. PREW-6R genome, one window contains:
- a CDS encoding alginate lyase family protein, with amino-acid sequence MVRKVRSMQSRTEATQAQAWRQACTLLLTGAAVLLPLRQAQAAMNFCAAPALQTSERTNADPGVKALVGNVQAHLNDQPHAQARLHTEGTLPHEGIYDQSVEAEKDLDLLRDAALAWRATSDDRYLKLVDRLLYAWVTTYQPSFNPIDETRFEGLILAYDMTASALPVKTRNASMAFLTKLANGYIAQIDAQPRPLKGTYLNNWQSHRIKLISMAAFTLDNRKMINAAQRLFVEHIGDNIEPDGSTVDFGERDALHYVTYDLQPLVTAALAARRHNRNWLSERGANGATLQAALNWLAPYAAGSRTHDEFVHSNVAFDAKRREAGLPGYSGQWDPKNATELFHLAARLDGRYTPIALKLAATPPAWLAVCLPLPAR; translated from the coding sequence ATGGTGCGAAAGGTGCGATCGATGCAAAGCCGGACCGAGGCAACGCAAGCCCAGGCGTGGCGCCAGGCCTGCACGCTGCTGTTGACGGGCGCGGCCGTGCTGTTGCCGCTGCGGCAGGCTCAGGCCGCGATGAATTTCTGCGCAGCCCCCGCGCTGCAAACCAGCGAGCGCACGAACGCCGATCCCGGCGTGAAGGCGCTGGTCGGCAACGTGCAGGCGCATCTGAACGATCAGCCACATGCGCAAGCCAGGCTGCATACCGAAGGCACGCTGCCGCATGAAGGTATCTACGATCAGAGCGTGGAAGCGGAGAAAGATCTCGATCTGTTGCGCGACGCCGCTCTGGCCTGGCGTGCGACGAGCGACGACCGTTATTTGAAGCTCGTCGACCGCCTGCTGTATGCGTGGGTCACGACCTATCAGCCGAGCTTCAATCCGATCGACGAAACCCGCTTCGAAGGGCTGATCCTCGCGTACGACATGACCGCGAGCGCGCTGCCCGTCAAAACACGCAATGCGTCAATGGCGTTTCTCACGAAGCTCGCGAACGGCTATATCGCGCAGATCGACGCACAGCCGCGTCCGCTGAAAGGCACCTACCTGAATAACTGGCAAAGCCACCGGATCAAGCTGATCTCGATGGCCGCATTTACGCTCGACAACCGCAAGATGATCAACGCGGCGCAGCGTCTGTTCGTCGAGCATATCGGCGACAACATCGAGCCGGATGGTTCCACCGTCGATTTCGGCGAACGCGACGCGCTGCATTACGTGACCTATGACTTGCAGCCGCTCGTCACCGCAGCGCTTGCCGCGCGACGCCACAACCGCAACTGGTTGTCGGAAAGAGGCGCGAACGGCGCGACGCTGCAGGCGGCCCTGAACTGGCTTGCGCCTTACGCGGCGGGCAGCAGGACGCACGACGAATTCGTGCATTCGAACGTTGCGTTCGATGCAAAACGTCGCGAAGCCGGCTTGCCCGGCTACTCGGGTCAGTGGGACCCGAAGAACGCGACAGAACTCTTTCACCTGGCGGCGCGTCTCGATGGACGCTATACGCCGATCGCGCTGAAGCTCGCCGCCACACCGCCCGCCTGGCTGGCCGTGTGTTTGCCGCTGCCGGCGCGATAA
- the fabG gene encoding 3-oxoacyl-[acyl-carrier-protein] reductase gives MHTFSETARPVALITGGSRGIGQAICVALAAAGYSIAYCYNTERAGSHATHQMLEEMGVPAFAMQCNVSDADACEHFFKSALTHFGRVDALVNNAGITRDAPLLAMSNDAWSAVLDTNLTSVFNLSRLAAFHFIKRKAGAIVNISSIAGVFGNATQTNYSAAKAGMIGFTRALAKEIAPYGVRVNAVAPGFIESDMTAALSEKAAADANRRIPLGRFGTAPEVAAMVRFLVSDEGSYITGQVFQVDGGLVI, from the coding sequence ATGCATACCTTTTCCGAAACAGCACGTCCTGTCGCCCTTATTACCGGCGGCTCCAGGGGAATTGGCCAGGCCATCTGCGTTGCACTCGCCGCCGCCGGTTATAGCATCGCCTATTGCTATAACACCGAGCGCGCCGGGTCGCATGCGACCCACCAGATGCTGGAGGAAATGGGCGTGCCGGCGTTCGCCATGCAGTGCAACGTCAGCGACGCTGACGCGTGCGAACATTTCTTCAAATCGGCGCTCACCCATTTCGGCCGCGTTGACGCGCTCGTCAACAACGCAGGCATCACGCGTGACGCTCCGCTGCTTGCCATGAGCAACGACGCCTGGTCCGCGGTGCTCGATACCAATCTCACCAGCGTCTTCAATCTGAGTCGGCTGGCCGCTTTTCATTTCATCAAGCGTAAAGCCGGGGCGATCGTCAATATTTCTTCGATTGCCGGTGTCTTCGGCAACGCGACGCAGACCAACTATTCCGCGGCGAAGGCCGGCATGATCGGCTTCACCCGGGCGCTTGCAAAAGAGATCGCTCCTTACGGCGTGCGCGTCAACGCGGTCGCACCGGGCTTTATCGAGTCGGACATGACCGCGGCGCTCAGCGAAAAGGCCGCGGCCGACGCAAACCGGCGCATTCCGCTCGGCCGTTTCGGCACCGCGCCGGAGGTCGCCGCAATGGTGCGCTTTCTCGTGTCGGACGAAGGTTCGTATATCACCGGCCAGGTGTTTCAGGTCGACGGCGGTCTCGTCATTTGA
- a CDS encoding L-serine ammonia-lyase, whose amino-acid sequence MAVSVFDLFKIGIGPSSSHTVGPMRAALMFAQGLERDGLLDTTASVKVDLYGSLGATGKGHGTDRGVMLGLMGEAPDTVDPDTIAGRLEAVRVTRKLALLGTHDVPFVPKEQISFYRQALPEHPNGLKLRALNAQGETLRESTYLSVGGGFVVTAGAPNTKVLSAVEQLPHAFRTGNELLALCDATGKSIAQLMWENERVWHTEEETRTGMLKIWDVMQSCVARGCGINNPDADGNLPGPFQVKRRAPQLYRALSGNPELALRDPLSMVDWINLYAIAVNEENAAGGRVVTAPTNGAAGIIPAALHYYTRFMPGSNQQGVIDFLMTAAAIGVLYKLNASISGAEVGCQGEVGVACSMAAGALAAVMGGTPRQVENAAEIGMEHNLGLTCDPVGGMVQIPCIERNAMASVKAVNAARMALRGDGSHYVSLDSVIKTMRETGADMKTKYKETSRGGLAVNIVEC is encoded by the coding sequence ATGGCAGTCAGCGTGTTCGACCTCTTTAAAATCGGCATTGGTCCGTCCAGCTCGCATACGGTCGGGCCGATGCGCGCGGCGCTGATGTTCGCGCAAGGGCTCGAACGCGACGGCCTGCTCGATACGACCGCATCGGTGAAAGTGGATTTGTACGGCTCGCTTGGCGCGACCGGCAAAGGCCATGGCACCGATCGTGGCGTGATGCTCGGCCTGATGGGAGAGGCGCCCGACACGGTCGATCCGGACACGATTGCCGGGCGGCTCGAAGCGGTACGCGTCACGCGCAAGCTTGCGCTGCTCGGCACGCACGACGTGCCCTTCGTGCCAAAGGAGCAGATTTCGTTTTACCGCCAGGCGCTGCCCGAGCATCCGAACGGCCTCAAGCTGCGCGCGCTCAACGCGCAAGGCGAGACGTTGCGCGAATCGACCTATCTGTCGGTCGGCGGCGGTTTCGTGGTGACGGCCGGCGCGCCGAATACGAAAGTGTTGAGCGCAGTGGAACAGTTGCCGCACGCGTTTCGCACCGGCAACGAGTTGCTCGCGTTGTGTGACGCCACCGGCAAAAGCATCGCGCAATTGATGTGGGAAAACGAGCGCGTCTGGCACACGGAAGAGGAAACGCGCACGGGCATGCTGAAAATCTGGGACGTGATGCAGTCTTGTGTCGCGCGCGGTTGCGGCATCAACAATCCCGACGCCGACGGCAATCTGCCAGGGCCGTTCCAGGTGAAGCGCCGCGCGCCGCAGTTGTATCGCGCGCTGTCGGGCAATCCGGAACTGGCGCTGCGCGATCCGTTGTCGATGGTCGACTGGATCAATCTGTATGCGATAGCCGTCAACGAAGAAAACGCCGCGGGCGGTCGCGTCGTGACGGCGCCGACCAATGGCGCGGCCGGCATCATCCCCGCTGCGCTGCATTACTACACGCGCTTCATGCCGGGCTCGAACCAGCAAGGTGTGATTGACTTTCTGATGACGGCTGCGGCGATCGGCGTTCTGTACAAACTGAACGCGTCGATCTCGGGCGCCGAGGTAGGGTGCCAGGGCGAAGTGGGCGTCGCCTGTTCGATGGCCGCGGGCGCGCTCGCGGCGGTAATGGGCGGTACGCCGCGGCAGGTCGAGAACGCAGCCGAAATCGGCATGGAACACAACCTCGGACTGACGTGTGATCCGGTCGGCGGGATGGTGCAGATTCCGTGCATTGAACGCAATGCAATGGCGTCGGTGAAAGCGGTCAATGCCGCGCGCATGGCGTTGCGCGGCGACGGCAGCCATTACGTGTCGCTCGATTCGGTCATCAAGACCATGCGCGAGACCGGCGCGGATATGAAAACGAAGTACAAGGAAACGTCGCGCGGCGGCCTGGCGGTGAATATCGTCGAGTGCTGA
- a CDS encoding acyl carrier protein: MTTTTLNRADRLEKIKDVVSEILEIEPSEMSSTSLFKEDHGADSLRAIEILASLEKTFGVEIPQSALTRMVNLEGVYGVVQEAAHWKD, encoded by the coding sequence ATGACCACCACCACACTCAATCGCGCAGACCGTCTGGAAAAGATCAAGGACGTGGTCTCGGAGATTCTTGAAATCGAACCATCGGAGATGAGTTCGACCAGCCTGTTCAAGGAGGACCACGGCGCGGACTCGCTGCGCGCCATCGAGATTCTCGCAAGCCTGGAAAAGACCTTCGGCGTCGAGATCCCGCAGTCGGCACTCACCCGGATGGTGAACCTGGAAGGCGTCTATGGCGTCGTGCAGGAAGCCGCTCACTGGAAAGACTGA
- a CDS encoding beta-ketoacyl synthase N-terminal-like domain-containing protein, with amino-acid sequence MHETALHRDRAAPLATIVGVSAVSPLGENAAQFWQRLFDLPADPTHNAIHGLADADDTPRHAYPVADAPLLAFRSEASLSRFDRLVLTAVDQALIDAGWHGEVATTATLGLLLGTAAGDTDTTEHRRSSGGSTCFADDHGYRILDTLTVHSPHAFTGPVMSVSNACSAGLYALTLAAECIANGMADAMCVVGADVLSRVTQAAFHRMTALDPERCRPFDAERQGTVFGEGASAMVLVSPALARRFARAYCHLRAYGLSCDAHHPTSPGPDGRDVRAAIERALDAGAVSAKQIRMILPHGTGTPANDLIEGRLLAELFDCSSGNVVVLPVKAHIGHSAGASGCFAALAAALAMASGNAPAVRHVHAPDPAIPIRFPDSVRRLHPTDRFALVNAYAFGGSNTSVIFEAAR; translated from the coding sequence ATGCATGAGACGGCCCTGCACCGTGACCGCGCGGCACCGCTCGCAACGATTGTCGGCGTAAGCGCTGTCTCGCCGCTAGGCGAGAACGCCGCCCAGTTCTGGCAACGGCTGTTTGACTTGCCGGCCGACCCGACCCATAACGCGATTCACGGTCTGGCCGACGCGGACGACACGCCGCGCCACGCCTATCCCGTCGCCGATGCTCCGTTGCTTGCGTTCCGCAGCGAGGCGTCGCTCAGCCGTTTCGACCGGCTGGTTCTGACCGCCGTCGATCAAGCGCTGATCGATGCCGGATGGCACGGTGAAGTCGCCACGACGGCAACGCTCGGTCTTTTGCTGGGCACGGCCGCGGGTGACACGGATACAACCGAGCACCGTCGCTCGTCGGGCGGCTCCACCTGCTTCGCCGACGATCACGGCTATCGCATTCTCGACACGCTGACTGTTCACTCGCCGCATGCGTTCACCGGGCCGGTGATGTCCGTTTCGAATGCGTGCTCCGCAGGACTTTACGCGCTGACACTGGCCGCCGAATGCATTGCGAACGGCATGGCGGACGCGATGTGCGTCGTCGGCGCGGACGTGCTGTCGCGTGTTACGCAGGCGGCTTTCCATCGCATGACCGCCCTCGATCCCGAACGTTGCCGCCCATTCGACGCCGAACGCCAGGGCACGGTGTTCGGCGAAGGTGCGAGCGCGATGGTGCTGGTATCGCCCGCCCTCGCCAGGCGCTTTGCGCGCGCCTATTGCCACTTGCGTGCCTATGGGCTGAGCTGCGATGCACACCACCCTACGTCGCCCGGACCGGACGGCCGTGACGTGCGCGCCGCCATCGAGCGCGCGCTCGATGCCGGTGCCGTCAGTGCAAAGCAGATCAGGATGATCTTGCCGCACGGCACCGGCACGCCCGCCAACGACCTGATCGAAGGACGGCTGCTCGCCGAGCTTTTTGACTGCTCGAGCGGCAACGTGGTCGTGCTGCCGGTGAAGGCTCACATCGGCCACAGTGCCGGCGCGTCCGGCTGCTTCGCGGCACTTGCTGCCGCGCTCGCAATGGCGTCCGGCAACGCGCCCGCTGTGCGTCATGTCCATGCGCCAGATCCGGCGATCCCGATTCGTTTTCCCGATAGCGTGCGGCGGCTGCATCCCACGGACCGCTTTGCGCTCGTCAATGCCTATGCGTTTGGCGGCAGCAATACATCGGTCATTTTCGAGGCGGCGCGATGA
- a CDS encoding beta-ketoacyl-[acyl-carrier-protein] synthase family protein, producing MRRVVITGIGAVSSIGMGVKPFTEALRNGVSGVSEIQSFDTTGFATSKGCEVHGFDAAQWVRHVRPSLLGRSAQFAVAAARMAVEDARIDPRQLSETRCGVSIGTTDGESQVIDRLTEQVVRGGYPSIDFELVRQVPSHRLSFCVAQELALRGGAVTIPTACSAGNYAIGYAYDSIVLGDTDFMLCGGADSICRKTFAGFYRLGTIAPEVCQPFDAHRKGILTGEGAGVLLLESLDSARARGAFIYAEVLGYGVNCDADHMVAPNRASIARCMQIAHRNAGVNPQDIDYICAHGTGTVANDVTEAGAIHEVFGQTLPPVSSIKSMIGHTMGAASALASIACAVAIREGFIPPTINHQQTDPDCDVDCVPNHSRAAHLRVVQNNGFAFGGNNAITLYSRYDGSTQ from the coding sequence ATGCGGCGAGTTGTTATCACGGGTATCGGTGCGGTCAGCAGCATCGGCATGGGTGTGAAGCCATTCACGGAGGCGCTGCGCAACGGCGTCTCGGGCGTATCGGAAATCCAGTCGTTCGACACAACCGGGTTTGCCACCAGCAAGGGCTGCGAAGTGCACGGCTTCGACGCCGCTCAGTGGGTGCGCCATGTCCGGCCGTCGCTGCTCGGCCGCAGCGCGCAGTTCGCGGTCGCGGCGGCGCGCATGGCCGTCGAGGACGCGCGCATCGACCCTCGACAGCTATCGGAAACCCGTTGCGGTGTTTCGATCGGCACGACCGACGGCGAATCGCAAGTCATCGACCGGCTGACGGAACAGGTCGTGCGCGGCGGTTATCCGTCGATCGATTTCGAGCTGGTTCGCCAGGTGCCGTCGCATCGCCTGTCCTTTTGCGTCGCGCAGGAACTCGCGCTGCGTGGCGGCGCGGTCACGATCCCAACCGCCTGCTCCGCAGGGAACTACGCGATCGGCTACGCGTACGACAGCATCGTGCTCGGCGACACCGACTTCATGCTGTGCGGCGGCGCCGATTCGATCTGTCGCAAGACGTTTGCCGGCTTTTACCGGCTCGGCACGATCGCGCCGGAGGTCTGTCAGCCGTTCGACGCGCATCGTAAAGGCATTCTGACCGGCGAAGGCGCCGGCGTGCTGCTGCTCGAGTCGCTCGACAGCGCGCGTGCCCGAGGCGCGTTCATTTATGCCGAAGTGCTCGGCTACGGCGTGAACTGCGACGCGGACCACATGGTTGCGCCCAACCGCGCCAGCATTGCGCGATGCATGCAGATCGCGCACCGCAATGCGGGCGTCAATCCACAGGACATCGACTACATCTGCGCACACGGCACCGGCACGGTGGCCAACGACGTGACGGAAGCGGGTGCGATCCACGAGGTGTTCGGGCAGACGCTGCCGCCTGTTTCGTCGATCAAATCAATGATCGGCCACACGATGGGCGCGGCCAGCGCGCTCGCCAGCATCGCCTGTGCGGTTGCCATTCGCGAGGGCTTTATTCCGCCCACCATCAACCACCAGCAAACCGATCCGGATTGCGACGTCGACTGCGTGCCGAACCATTCTCGCGCGGCACATCTGCGTGTCGTGCAGAACAACGGTTTCGCATTTGGCGGCAACAACGCCATCACCCTCTACTCACGCTACGACGGGAGCACGCAATGA
- a CDS encoding thiamine pyrophosphate-binding protein, translating to MSQPNVPASDSASAAPRTTGARLVVDALLTHGVERVFCVPGESFLAVLDSLHDETEHIQTIVCRHEAAAANMAEAVGKLTGRPGVAIVTRGPGATHASIGVHTAYQDSTPMILLIGQCARDHLDREAFQEIDYRRMFGQMAKWVAQIDDPKRVPEYLSHAFHTATSGRPGPVVLALPEDMLSEACEHVAGAPAFQRVAASPSAAQIGKLRELLEGAQRPMVIAGGSGWTPDACADLQRFVENWQLPVGLAFRFQDTLDNEHPNYAGDIGLGINPALAQRIRDADLLLVIGPRLGEATTNGYTLFDIPKTKQTLIHVHQGAEELGRVYSADLPIVSGMPEVAAMLCTLKPSADRPAWTGAAEDAHRAYLDWRRPRQIPGDLQMGEVIEQLRAHLPHDAILTNGAGNYATWLHRHFSYRHYRSQLAPTSGAMGYGVPAAIAAKSMYPDRKVVALAGDGCFMMSAQELATAMQYDLHVLFIVVNNGHFGTIRMHQERHYPGRVHGTGLTNPDFAAFARSFGAHGETVERTDEFLPALKRAMQANRAAVIEIRMPQEASTPGATLEQIREQGRKMRGE from the coding sequence ATGTCGCAGCCGAATGTTCCCGCTTCTGATTCCGCTTCCGCCGCTCCCAGGACCACCGGCGCACGACTTGTAGTCGATGCGTTGCTTACGCACGGCGTCGAACGCGTTTTCTGCGTGCCGGGTGAAAGTTTTCTGGCCGTGCTCGACTCGCTGCACGACGAGACCGAGCACATTCAGACGATCGTCTGCCGGCACGAAGCCGCTGCGGCGAATATGGCAGAGGCGGTCGGCAAACTGACCGGCCGCCCGGGCGTGGCGATCGTCACACGCGGCCCCGGCGCGACGCATGCGTCGATCGGCGTGCACACGGCCTATCAGGATTCCACGCCGATGATTCTGCTGATCGGCCAGTGCGCGCGTGACCATCTGGATCGCGAGGCTTTCCAGGAGATCGACTACCGCCGCATGTTCGGTCAGATGGCGAAATGGGTCGCGCAAATCGACGACCCGAAACGCGTTCCCGAATACCTGAGCCATGCGTTCCATACGGCGACGTCGGGCCGGCCGGGGCCTGTCGTGCTAGCGCTGCCGGAAGATATGCTGAGCGAAGCGTGCGAGCATGTCGCTGGCGCGCCGGCCTTCCAGCGCGTCGCAGCGTCGCCCTCGGCCGCGCAAATCGGGAAGCTGCGCGAACTGCTCGAAGGCGCGCAACGCCCGATGGTGATCGCGGGCGGCAGCGGCTGGACGCCCGACGCGTGCGCAGACCTGCAACGTTTCGTCGAAAACTGGCAGTTGCCGGTCGGCCTCGCGTTCCGCTTTCAGGACACGCTCGACAACGAGCATCCGAACTATGCCGGCGACATCGGCCTCGGCATCAATCCGGCGCTGGCCCAACGTATCCGCGATGCCGACTTGCTGCTCGTCATTGGTCCGCGCCTCGGCGAAGCCACGACGAACGGCTACACGCTGTTCGATATTCCGAAAACGAAGCAGACGCTGATTCATGTGCATCAAGGCGCGGAAGAGCTCGGACGCGTCTACTCGGCGGACTTGCCGATCGTGTCCGGCATGCCCGAGGTGGCCGCGATGCTGTGCACCCTGAAGCCGTCCGCCGATCGTCCTGCATGGACCGGCGCAGCGGAAGACGCGCACCGCGCCTACCTCGACTGGCGCCGGCCGCGCCAAATTCCCGGCGACTTGCAGATGGGCGAAGTCATCGAGCAATTGCGCGCGCATCTGCCGCACGACGCCATCCTGACGAACGGCGCCGGCAACTACGCGACCTGGCTGCATCGGCATTTCTCGTATCGGCACTACCGCTCGCAACTCGCGCCGACGAGCGGCGCGATGGGTTACGGCGTGCCGGCGGCGATTGCGGCGAAATCGATGTATCCCGATCGCAAGGTGGTGGCGCTGGCCGGCGACGGCTGCTTCATGATGTCCGCGCAGGAACTCGCGACGGCGATGCAATACGACCTGCACGTGCTTTTCATCGTGGTGAACAACGGCCACTTCGGCACGATCCGGATGCATCAGGAGCGGCATTATCCTGGCCGCGTGCACGGCACGGGGCTCACCAATCCGGACTTCGCGGCGTTCGCGCGTTCGTTCGGCGCGCATGGTGAAACGGTGGAACGTACGGACGAGTTTTTACCGGCGCTCAAGCGCGCAATGCAGGCGAACCGCGCAGCCGTGATCGAGATCCGGATGCCGCAGGAAGCGAGCACGCCCGGCGCGACGCTGGAGCAGATCCGGGAGCAGGGCCGGAAGATGCGAGGCGAGTAA
- a CDS encoding beta-ketoacyl synthase N-terminal-like domain-containing protein, whose protein sequence is MTNRPGIQIASWEALSPVGMGSRTFHTAAQAPMAPATLPADLAQADFPTDVRYRPTHFDAAAILGTKGIRTMDRTTALTLATSTLLYERMGRAEGVPLDRTGFVVGTSTGSIRSTSDFTRESLVQPRPFLVNPAHFPNTVMNCAAGQCGIRFNARSVNATISGGRLSGLLAFRYASQMLRRGYVDLLITGSVEELCPQSAWAHRQLIAHDCRHDVPLGEGCSMFALARPDVARTLARGPVSDILALQYGRYFDPLGERPAAADGLQACIADALAQAGLEAGQIDRCVLCGGPDVDNGDLEMQAITRVFGHQVAIDGANLVEQFGDTYSATSSLALGWLLGQLEAGAGRTQKYGLVIASSEDGHAGCLIVRTTI, encoded by the coding sequence ATGACGAACCGCCCAGGAATCCAGATTGCCAGCTGGGAAGCGTTGTCTCCCGTCGGCATGGGCTCACGCACCTTCCACACGGCGGCGCAGGCCCCGATGGCTCCCGCAACGTTGCCGGCCGACCTCGCGCAGGCCGATTTTCCGACGGACGTCCGCTATCGCCCGACACATTTCGACGCAGCGGCCATCCTGGGCACTAAAGGCATCCGCACGATGGACCGGACCACGGCGCTCACGCTGGCCACGTCGACGCTTCTCTACGAACGGATGGGGCGCGCCGAAGGTGTGCCGCTCGACCGTACCGGCTTCGTCGTCGGCACCAGCACGGGCAGCATTCGCAGTACGAGCGATTTCACGCGCGAGTCGCTGGTTCAGCCTCGACCGTTTCTGGTCAACCCGGCGCACTTTCCGAACACCGTGATGAATTGCGCGGCCGGGCAGTGCGGCATTCGCTTTAACGCCCGGTCGGTCAACGCCACGATCTCGGGCGGCCGCCTTTCCGGGCTCCTTGCATTCCGATACGCGTCGCAGATGCTGCGGCGCGGCTACGTCGACCTGCTGATCACCGGCAGCGTCGAAGAACTTTGCCCGCAAAGCGCATGGGCGCACCGGCAGTTGATCGCCCATGACTGCCGGCATGACGTACCGCTCGGCGAGGGGTGCAGCATGTTCGCGCTGGCCCGCCCGGATGTCGCGCGAACGCTCGCTCGCGGGCCAGTCTCCGACATTCTCGCGCTTCAGTACGGCCGCTATTTCGACCCGCTCGGCGAACGCCCCGCGGCAGCTGATGGCTTGCAGGCCTGCATTGCCGATGCGCTCGCGCAGGCCGGCCTCGAAGCCGGACAGATCGACCGCTGTGTGCTGTGCGGCGGCCCGGACGTCGACAACGGTGACCTCGAGATGCAGGCCATCACGCGGGTGTTCGGCCACCAGGTCGCGATCGACGGCGCGAATCTGGTCGAGCAGTTCGGCGACACCTACAGCGCCACTTCCTCGCTCGCGCTCGGATGGTTGCTTGGACAGCTGGAAGCCGGCGCCGGTCGCACGCAGAAATACGGTCTCGTCATTGCCTCCAGCGAAGACGGACACGCCGGCTGTCTGATCGTCCGCACGACTATTTAA
- a CDS encoding beta-ketoacyl synthase N-terminal-like domain-containing protein, translating to MNAVHLGAVAAIVPGVVSCWDGAGPWTAPPAVAHREAAIDVQKHLAGVRHRYFNDTSRFSVAAARSCVGQRPQLAWHALDGTRRGVVVGTTVADYTVRDRLDREVIANGAASINAVFAPNVSSNIASAHVSIDQQARAFTTTLTSPFLAGLESLAVGVLSLRANQADSVLAIAAEAALPPGDSTVITPGAVCVCLQRRPSTSGRAIVDIHAGYHAAGAESRLPHSALKFLDAALNSPRAAPGFVVIRDRSAHGKHTADAWLREASSNGRHATANESALDDAGAVAPLLAAMPSFTGDNPVVLLAIYRGRYVAFSIAQSI from the coding sequence ATGAACGCAGTCCATCTTGGCGCGGTTGCAGCGATCGTCCCAGGTGTCGTGTCCTGCTGGGACGGCGCCGGCCCGTGGACCGCGCCGCCGGCCGTCGCCCATCGCGAAGCGGCGATCGACGTGCAAAAGCATCTTGCAGGCGTCAGGCATCGCTACTTCAACGACACGTCCCGCTTTAGCGTGGCGGCCGCGCGAAGCTGTGTCGGTCAGCGCCCCCAACTTGCGTGGCACGCGCTCGACGGGACGCGCCGCGGCGTAGTCGTGGGAACGACGGTCGCCGATTACACCGTACGCGACCGCCTCGACCGCGAGGTGATCGCGAACGGCGCCGCCTCGATCAATGCGGTCTTCGCACCGAATGTGTCCTCCAACATCGCCTCCGCGCATGTATCGATCGACCAGCAGGCGCGCGCGTTCACGACGACGTTGACCTCGCCCTTCCTGGCCGGTCTGGAGAGCCTCGCGGTCGGCGTGCTGAGCCTGCGAGCCAACCAAGCCGACAGCGTACTCGCCATTGCCGCCGAAGCAGCGCTGCCGCCCGGCGACAGCACCGTCATCACGCCCGGCGCGGTCTGCGTCTGTCTGCAGCGCCGCCCGAGCACGTCGGGCCGGGCCATCGTCGATATTCATGCCGGATACCACGCGGCCGGCGCGGAAAGCCGATTGCCTCACAGCGCGCTGAAATTCCTCGACGCTGCGCTGAACTCGCCCCGGGCTGCGCCCGGATTCGTCGTCATCCGCGATCGGTCGGCGCACGGAAAGCACACCGCCGACGCGTGGCTGCGCGAGGCGTCCTCCAACGGTCGGCACGCCACGGCAAACGAATCAGCGCTCGACGACGCAGGCGCCGTCGCGCCTTTGCTGGCTGCCATGCCGAGTTTCACCGGCGACAACCCTGTCGTGTTGCTCGCCATTTACCGCGGTCGCTATGTCGCGTTTTCCATAGCGCAATCAATCTGA